DNA from Leptospira yasudae:
ATAGTATGCTTTTTTGCTTCCATCGACTAAACCGTCCGGCGCTTGTCCTGGCTTGATGTATCCATAGTAATGGATTACAGTCCCGTATGGAAGTAACGTTTTTACAGTTTCGTTTGTTCCTGGGATTGTGCTCTCGCTCAGTACAAAAGAGCTTTTAAGGCTTGGCAGACCACCGAACGCACCACAAGCGGTAATGCTTGCAAAGAGTGCAACGGAGACAGCCAAAATCGAAAGTTTTTTCATAGACTCTCCTTAGTTAGGAAGATCACGGTATGAACTCGTGAACTTTTTGTAAATCAATATTGGATAATTTTTTGCCTGAAAGTACGTGATTTAAGTTCTGATTGATAAATACGGAAGGACGGAAACAGGGAAAAAACGTCGGCCGCCGGGGAATGAAATCCTTGCAGATTTTAACTTGAGAAATTTTGAAAGGAGATGGAATTCGTTCTGTCAGCCTGAATTCTTACTTTTTCTGAAAAAACCGTTTTAACCAGTCCCAAAGATCCAAAATCCAAGCAAAGATTCTTCCAAAGATGGTTGTGTATGAATATCTTTTTAGGAGCTCTTGGACGCGATCCTGTTCCTCGGAAGTAAATTCTAAACGAATATTGTTTTCTTCCGCTTCCATCTGAACTCTTTCTTTTTTATTTCGAATATCCACGATTCGAACATCCACGTATTCCCAACCCAGAATTTTTACGCTTTCGAGTCTTCTTTCGCCGGAAATCAATGTGTTGTCTAGATCGATCAAGATAGGATGAAGAAGTCCCAGCTTTTGGATGGATTCTTTGAGAGGGCGGAGGTCCCCGAGATCTTTGCGAATACGATTCTTAACTTTGATGTCCGAAACTCGAATTTTCATTGTTTCTCAAAAATATTCGGGGTGCCTGCGCTTCAATTCAATTCTGACTTAGGTTGCTCAATTTGTTCTAGAATGCGGAAGGAACATAGTTTGGATCTTCTTGACACTGAAGGAATCCGCAGGTTTTTGGGATCAGAGCGGGTTTCCTCCGGACTTTCCCGTCAATTTTCACCCATCAGGAAGAACAAATGTCTTTGAAAGATTTTATTTTTACTTCGGAATCGGTCGGCGAAGGCCATCCAGACAAAGTCTGCGACCAAATTTCCGATGCGGTTCTGGATGCATACCTGGAACAGGATCCTAAATCTCGAGTCGCTTGCGAGACCTTAGTAACCACAAACTTGGTCGTG
Protein-coding regions in this window:
- a CDS encoding ParB N-terminal domain-containing protein, whose translation is MKIRVSDIKVKNRIRKDLGDLRPLKESIQKLGLLHPILIDLDNTLISGERRLESVKILGWEYVDVRIVDIRNKKERVQMEAEENNIRLEFTSEEQDRVQELLKRYSYTTIFGRIFAWILDLWDWLKRFFQKK